A window from Intestinimonas massiliensis (ex Afouda et al. 2020) encodes these proteins:
- a CDS encoding helix-turn-helix domain-containing protein, which yields MTFGEKLQELLDWRGKSQSKVAELAEVSQSAISDYVNGRSTPSIDAARRIAKALDVSLWTLLNGEALAVVSMDLTERERRLVSGYRRLNDEQRAAVDQLLQAMGPDPK from the coding sequence ATGACATTTGGGGAAAAGTTGCAAGAACTGCTGGACTGGCGCGGCAAAAGTCAGTCCAAGGTGGCGGAGCTAGCAGAGGTCTCCCAAAGTGCAATCAGTGATTATGTCAACGGCAGGAGCACCCCTTCGATTGACGCCGCCCGGAGGATTGCCAAGGCGCTGGACGTCTCCCTCTGGACACTGCTCAACGGCGAAGCCCTGGCCGTTGTTTCCATGGACCTGACCGAGCGAGAGCGCCGGCTGGTCAGCGGCTACCGCCGCCTGAACGACGAACAGCGGGCGGCGGTGGACCAGTTGCTCCAGGCCATGGGTCCCGATCCCAAATAA
- a CDS encoding AbrB/MazE/SpoVT family DNA-binding domain-containing protein: protein MKATGIVRTVDELGRIVLPIELRRTMGIQDKDPLEISVDEGCILLTKYQPSCVFCGETADVILFRGKNVCPACRRALALL, encoded by the coding sequence ATGAAAGCAACCGGAATCGTAAGGACCGTAGACGAATTGGGCCGCATCGTCCTGCCCATCGAGCTCCGCAGGACCATGGGCATCCAGGATAAAGACCCGCTGGAGATCTCCGTGGACGAGGGGTGCATCCTCCTGACCAAATACCAGCCCTCCTGCGTCTTCTGTGGCGAGACCGCCGACGTGATTCTCTTCCGAGGCAAAAACGTCTGCCCCGCCTGCCGCCGGGCCCTGGCCCTTCTCTGA